In Halorubrum sp. PV6, a single window of DNA contains:
- a CDS encoding PHP domain-containing protein has product MYDYHVHTNYSDGTFLRRMVDAAAAAGLDGVGIADHCNVSPEPGAEAFKRAFGFNLDLTYERRREAIERVREDPTVDVDVFDAVEMDYDPDHEGAIAEFLDEAGFDYAIGSVHDLDGVNVHAQSHFADMPEAARRELVDRYFEKLVALVDAELFAIAAHPDLIERNPHLRGFATADHYAAVTEAFAGSRTVPEINAGRLLDDYGEFHPAPPLFDRLADAGLRMSVGTDSHEPGVISPRLDEIEAELARRGIDPVSPAELADG; this is encoded by the coding sequence GTGTACGACTACCACGTCCACACCAACTACTCCGATGGGACGTTCCTCCGCCGGATGGTGGACGCCGCGGCCGCCGCGGGCCTCGACGGCGTCGGCATCGCCGACCACTGCAACGTCTCGCCGGAGCCGGGCGCGGAGGCGTTTAAAAGGGCGTTCGGGTTCAACCTCGATCTCACCTACGAGCGCCGCCGCGAGGCGATCGAGCGGGTCCGCGAGGACCCGACCGTCGACGTCGACGTGTTCGACGCCGTGGAGATGGACTACGACCCGGACCACGAGGGAGCCATCGCCGAGTTCCTCGACGAGGCGGGGTTCGACTACGCGATCGGCAGCGTCCACGACCTCGACGGCGTGAACGTCCACGCACAGTCGCACTTCGCCGACATGCCGGAGGCGGCGCGGCGCGAACTCGTCGACCGCTACTTCGAGAAACTGGTCGCGCTCGTCGACGCCGAACTGTTCGCGATCGCCGCCCACCCCGACCTGATCGAACGCAACCCGCACCTCCGCGGGTTCGCGACCGCGGACCACTACGCGGCGGTCACGGAGGCGTTCGCGGGCTCGCGGACCGTCCCGGAGATAAACGCCGGACGCCTGCTCGACGACTACGGGGAGTTCCATCCCGCGCCGCCGCTCTTCGACCGGCTCGCCGACGCCGGCCTCCGGATGAGCGTCGGGACCGACAGCCACGAGCCGGGCGTCATCTCCCCGCGGCTCGACGAAATCGAGGCCGAACTGGCGCGGCGCGGGATCGATCCCGTGTCGCCGGCGGAGCTCGCCGACGGGTAG
- a CDS encoding ThuA domain-containing protein — MTRVTVWNEYRHERESDVVAEVYPDGIHAVIADALREAGHEVRTATLDEGPDHGLTESVLADTDVLVWWGHAAHDEVRERVVDRVHERVLDGMGLLALHSAHYSKIFKRLMGTSCSLKWREAAETERLWAVEPSHPIADGIGEYIELDETEMYGERFDVPAPDTLVFTSWFAGGEVFRSGCCYRRGNGRVFYFRPGHETYPIYHDEDVRRVLHNAVVWAEPGDGPAPDFGNADPIADIDTDDERTVH, encoded by the coding sequence ATGACACGCGTTACGGTCTGGAACGAGTACCGCCACGAACGCGAAAGCGACGTGGTCGCCGAGGTGTACCCCGACGGCATTCACGCCGTCATCGCGGACGCGCTCCGCGAGGCCGGCCACGAGGTCCGCACCGCGACCTTAGACGAGGGGCCGGACCACGGGCTCACCGAGTCGGTCCTGGCCGACACCGACGTGCTCGTCTGGTGGGGCCACGCCGCCCACGACGAGGTGCGCGAGAGGGTCGTCGACCGCGTCCACGAGCGCGTTCTCGACGGGATGGGGCTGCTGGCGCTTCACTCCGCGCACTACTCGAAGATATTTAAACGCCTGATGGGCACCAGCTGTTCACTGAAATGGCGAGAGGCGGCCGAAACCGAGCGGCTCTGGGCCGTCGAGCCGAGCCACCCGATCGCCGACGGGATCGGCGAGTACATCGAACTCGACGAGACGGAGATGTACGGCGAGCGGTTCGACGTGCCGGCGCCTGACACGCTCGTGTTCACCTCGTGGTTCGCCGGCGGCGAGGTGTTCCGCTCCGGGTGCTGTTACCGCCGCGGAAACGGGCGCGTCTTCTACTTCCGGCCCGGCCACGAGACGTACCCGATCTACCACGACGAGGACGTGCGGCGGGTGCTCCACAACGCCGTCGTGTGGGCCGAGCCGGGCGACGGGCCCGCGCCCGACTTCGGCAACGCCGACCCGATAGCGGACATCGACACCGACGACGAGCGGACGGTTCACTGA
- a CDS encoding thioredoxin family protein, translating into MVAMESDSELDRGDAAPAFDLPGTDGETHSLASFEADALLVVFTCNHCPYAKAKFDLLNDLAAEYDDLAVVGINPNDADEYPDDSFETMRERVDDGTIAYDAYLRDETGAVADAYGAVCTPDPFLFGREGDEFLLRYHGRLDDALNPDDEPTEFYVRDAVDAVLAGESVAVPDRPSRGCSIKWPGE; encoded by the coding sequence ATGGTCGCGATGGAATCCGACTCGGAACTCGACCGCGGCGACGCGGCGCCGGCGTTCGATCTACCGGGCACCGACGGCGAGACGCACTCGCTCGCGTCGTTCGAGGCGGACGCGCTGCTGGTGGTGTTCACCTGTAACCACTGCCCGTACGCGAAAGCGAAGTTCGACCTCTTAAACGATCTGGCGGCCGAGTACGACGACCTGGCCGTCGTGGGGATCAATCCGAACGACGCCGACGAGTACCCGGACGACTCTTTCGAGACGATGCGCGAGCGGGTCGACGACGGCACTATCGCGTACGACGCCTACCTCCGCGACGAGACGGGCGCGGTCGCCGACGCGTACGGCGCGGTCTGTACCCCCGACCCGTTCCTGTTCGGACGCGAGGGCGACGAGTTCCTCCTGCGGTATCACGGCCGCCTCGACGACGCGTTGAACCCCGACGACGAGCCGACCGAGTTCTACGTCCGCGACGCGGTCGACGCCGTTCTCGCGGGCGAGTCGGTCGCGGTCCCGGACCGTCCCTCGCGGGGCTGTTCGATCAAGTGGCCGGGTGAGTGA
- a CDS encoding metal-dependent hydrolase yields MELTWHGHATWHVVVDDTELLIDPFFDNPKTDVDPEALDPDYLLLTHGHGDHIADAAEFPEATVVATPELTAYVQEEFGHENAVAAGGMNIGGTVECGDAWVTMVRADHSNGIENDPDYSAGMPAGFVIGDKKPTQESDADCTSFYHAGDTGLMSEMVDVVAPYLEPDAAALPAGDHFTMGPAGAGIAADWVGADVVFPMHYDTFPPIEIDTREFVNEVKAAGAAAEPVVLDGDETYVLE; encoded by the coding sequence ATGGAACTAACCTGGCACGGCCACGCGACGTGGCACGTCGTCGTCGACGACACGGAGCTTCTGATCGATCCGTTCTTCGACAACCCGAAGACCGACGTCGACCCGGAGGCGCTCGACCCCGACTACCTCCTCTTGACTCACGGCCACGGCGACCACATCGCCGACGCCGCCGAGTTCCCGGAGGCAACGGTGGTCGCGACGCCGGAACTGACCGCGTACGTCCAGGAGGAGTTCGGCCACGAGAACGCGGTCGCGGCCGGCGGCATGAACATCGGCGGCACCGTCGAGTGCGGCGACGCGTGGGTGACGATGGTCCGCGCGGACCACTCGAACGGGATCGAAAACGACCCGGACTACTCCGCCGGGATGCCCGCCGGCTTCGTCATCGGCGACAAAAAGCCCACACAGGAGTCCGACGCCGACTGTACGTCGTTCTACCACGCCGGCGACACCGGACTCATGTCCGAGATGGTCGACGTGGTAGCGCCGTACCTCGAACCGGACGCCGCCGCGCTGCCCGCCGGCGACCACTTCACCATGGGGCCCGCGGGCGCCGGCATCGCGGCCGACTGGGTCGGCGCGGACGTGGTGTTCCCGATGCACTACGACACGTTCCCGCCGATCGAAATCGACACGCGGGAGTTCGTCAACGAGGTGAAAGCAGCTGGCGCCGCGGCCGAACCCGTCGTCCTCGACGGCGACGAGACGTACGTCCTCGAGTAG
- a CDS encoding PAS domain-containing sensor histidine kinase, producing MVRNAADGRSDGGAAPDRYHHLIEHVQDAVVEFELVDGDPIVTDVNRAFVEVFGYSADEIAGESLNEWVVPGWKLSEAEQLDSNTASGEVNYKQVTRETANGLREFLYRGVPYAGCEESDAAVEGGFAVYTDLTEVSRNERRLEVLNRILRHNLRNNANIVAGHTTRLLAELDEQTAESTSVAATIERAAHELERLAEEAGHIRRILDHPADEPTDIDPAPMVLSVADEHRERAPNAAVEVDIDDPGQVMADTRLRYAVDSLVDNAIEHNPNPQPRVRVRIAKADEAPDEASGEWVAIHVEDDGPRIPADERDVILDGSQITPTHHGSGLGLWLTELTVETFGGALSFGESDLGGNDVSIRLRRR from the coding sequence ATGGTTCGTAACGCGGCCGACGGTCGCAGCGACGGGGGGGCAGCCCCCGACCGTTATCACCATCTCATCGAACACGTCCAAGACGCGGTCGTCGAGTTCGAACTCGTCGACGGTGATCCGATAGTCACCGACGTCAACCGGGCGTTCGTCGAGGTGTTCGGCTACTCGGCCGACGAGATAGCCGGCGAGTCGCTCAACGAGTGGGTCGTGCCCGGCTGGAAGCTCAGCGAGGCCGAACAGCTGGACTCGAACACCGCCTCCGGCGAGGTGAACTACAAACAGGTGACGCGGGAGACCGCGAACGGCCTTCGGGAGTTCCTCTACCGCGGCGTCCCGTACGCCGGGTGCGAGGAGAGCGACGCGGCCGTCGAGGGCGGCTTTGCCGTCTACACCGACCTCACGGAGGTGTCCAGAAACGAGCGCCGGCTGGAGGTGCTGAACCGAATCCTGCGACACAACCTCCGGAACAACGCCAACATCGTGGCCGGGCACACGACGCGACTGCTGGCCGAACTCGACGAGCAGACCGCCGAGTCGACCAGCGTCGCCGCCACCATCGAACGCGCCGCCCACGAACTCGAACGGCTGGCCGAAGAGGCCGGCCACATCCGCCGGATTCTCGACCACCCGGCCGACGAACCGACCGATATCGACCCCGCACCGATGGTCCTGTCGGTGGCCGACGAACACCGCGAGCGAGCCCCGAACGCGGCCGTCGAAGTCGACATCGACGACCCGGGTCAGGTGATGGCCGACACCCGCCTGCGGTACGCGGTCGACAGCCTCGTCGACAACGCCATCGAACACAACCCGAACCCGCAGCCGCGGGTCCGGGTCCGGATCGCGAAGGCCGACGAGGCGCCCGATGAGGCGTCCGGCGAGTGGGTCGCCATCCACGTCGAAGACGACGGGCCGCGGATCCCCGCCGACGAGCGCGACGTGATATTGGACGGCTCGCAGATCACGCCGACCCACCACGGGAGCGGCCTCGGCCTCTGGCTCACGGAGCTGACCGTCGAGACGTTCGGCGGCGCGCTGTCGTTCGGCGAGAGCGACCTCGGCGGCAACGACGTCTCGATCCGGCTGCGTCGCCGGTGA
- a CDS encoding GTPase: MGRDDTEPNATAPPDSATSDGTATHGSGGSTPAVVAARSGDETPDTAEIRALADAAGYAVVGEVTQRRREDPTYGLGRGAAEDLMRLVAETDAAAVLYDGSLSPGQTFSLGDLLPTGTAVIDRPRLVLSLFSAAADSGVADRQLELARLRYELPRIEEAAARDSNERVSLRPEGDPRVRDIERRIEAAERALDRITADRAKRRSERRSAGLDLVSLAGYTNAGKSTLASRLADDGDDGHGGNDTAEPSADGARPFETLSTTTRRATLDGRQAVVTDTVGFLDGLPHDAIRSFRATLDAVRRADCALLAVDASDDADAVRRKVHTSLSAIEATDGPVLPVFTKADRVEADALAAAMDTYRSVVVELDRQETPVAAALRSPVAVSARDGTGLAALRSAVADALPTATAAVTVSNGGETQAALSWAYDRGVVASVEYAGETVAIELGGRPGVVAEGRRRLARADGRSP; the protein is encoded by the coding sequence ATGGGACGAGACGACACCGAACCGAACGCGACCGCTCCGCCCGACTCGGCGACGAGCGACGGCACCGCGACCCACGGATCGGGGGGATCGACGCCGGCCGTCGTCGCGGCCCGATCGGGGGACGAGACGCCGGACACGGCCGAGATTCGCGCGCTGGCGGACGCGGCGGGCTACGCCGTCGTCGGCGAGGTGACCCAGCGGCGCCGCGAGGACCCGACGTACGGGCTCGGTCGCGGCGCGGCCGAGGACCTGATGCGACTCGTCGCCGAGACCGACGCGGCCGCGGTGCTATACGACGGGAGCCTCTCGCCCGGTCAGACCTTCTCGCTCGGGGATCTGCTGCCGACCGGCACCGCGGTGATCGACCGGCCGCGGCTGGTGTTGTCGCTGTTCAGTGCGGCGGCCGACTCGGGGGTCGCCGACCGGCAACTCGAACTGGCGCGGCTTCGGTACGAGCTCCCGCGGATCGAGGAGGCGGCCGCCCGCGATTCGAACGAGCGCGTCTCGCTCCGACCCGAGGGGGACCCGCGCGTCCGCGACATCGAGCGCCGGATCGAGGCCGCCGAGCGCGCGTTAGACCGGATCACCGCCGACCGCGCGAAGCGCAGATCGGAGCGTCGATCCGCCGGGCTCGACCTCGTGTCGCTCGCGGGGTACACGAACGCGGGGAAGTCGACGCTCGCGAGCCGACTCGCCGACGACGGCGACGACGGCCACGGTGGCAACGACACCGCCGAACCGAGCGCCGACGGCGCCCGGCCGTTCGAGACCCTTTCGACGACGACGCGGCGGGCGACCCTCGACGGCCGGCAGGCGGTCGTCACGGACACGGTCGGCTTTCTCGACGGGCTGCCCCACGACGCGATCCGGTCGTTCCGCGCGACCCTCGACGCGGTGCGACGGGCCGACTGCGCGCTGCTCGCCGTCGACGCAAGCGACGACGCCGACGCGGTCCGACGCAAGGTGCACACGTCGCTGTCGGCCATCGAGGCGACCGACGGCCCCGTACTCCCCGTGTTCACGAAGGCCGATCGGGTCGAGGCCGACGCCCTCGCGGCCGCGATGGACACCTACCGGTCGGTCGTGGTCGAACTCGACCGGCAGGAGACGCCGGTCGCGGCCGCGCTCCGGTCGCCGGTCGCGGTCAGCGCGCGCGACGGCACGGGGCTCGCCGCCCTCCGATCGGCGGTCGCCGACGCGCTCCCGACCGCGACGGCCGCGGTGACCGTCTCGAACGGCGGGGAGACGCAGGCGGCGCTGTCGTGGGCGTACGACCGCGGCGTCGTCGCAAGCGTCGAGTACGCGGGCGAGACGGTCGCGATCGAACTCGGCGGGCGGCCGGGGGTCGTGGCCGAGGGACGGCGACGCCTCGCTCGCGCCGACGGTCGCTCGCCGTGA
- a CDS encoding OsmC family protein has translation MADIETSTVSEEGYACTSQVGEFDLQIDATDETGPNPNAALIATYASCYLPAFRVGGSQRGEEELGKVQIDATAELDDDDDIAAVAFDVHVEADLDDETATDIAERAEGICHVHSALREELHADISVYTGAF, from the coding sequence ATGGCAGACATCGAGACATCCACCGTTTCCGAGGAAGGCTACGCCTGCACGAGTCAGGTCGGCGAGTTCGACCTGCAGATCGACGCGACCGACGAGACGGGGCCGAACCCGAACGCCGCGCTCATCGCGACGTACGCCTCCTGTTACCTCCCCGCGTTCCGCGTCGGCGGAAGCCAGCGCGGCGAGGAGGAGCTTGGGAAGGTACAGATCGACGCGACCGCAGAGCTCGACGACGACGACGACATCGCCGCCGTCGCCTTCGACGTCCACGTCGAAGCCGACCTCGACGACGAGACCGCGACCGACATCGCCGAGCGCGCCGAGGGGATCTGCCACGTCCACAGCGCGCTCCGCGAGGAACTCCACGCCGACATCAGCGTCTACACGGGCGCGTTCTGA
- a CDS encoding PAS domain S-box protein: MVTGDDSELPLSAGDGHTGSVRILLVPDDSVSRDRAAAAIEAGADRFAVATATDPEAALATVAEGGIDCVVSGYDFPETDGVALLRAVRDRAGDLPFVVFTGRGSEAIASEAVAAGADEYLPADGDGAYERLASRVDCAVSQSRAERRVAEHVERMTDAFCGIDESWRLTYLNERARDLLDRNAESLLGDRIWDLFPEIRDTETEAELREAMSTGTPTTFDLHAEQFGRDFSVDAYPSTAGLSVYFRDVTEARERERKLRELSERFQLAAEGAAVGVWDWDLTTNEVQFDDRWAGMLGYDKSEIDFELSGWERRVHPEDIDEVWAEIEAHFAGETELYQCDYRMETKGGDWIWIRDRGRVVERTDEGEPVRAVGIHIDVTEEKQRARERERYRRFVDELPHAVALYDADGRFATANERVATVYESTRAELVGRESPLVERLREHGDGDPFAALVAGDREQVSETVELDLPYRDDAIVDASLQRLVIDGEFDGVLGIARDVTEERRRQRELERTSARLEALYEDSPDMVSIHDASGTIVDANPVIAAKLGYDRDEVAGMSVWDIDEERTPDDSEEVWKDLAMGETRRLETTFKRADGTTFPVEMQIRRVDVRGADRYLATSRDISERKAYERRIERENERLDEFASIVSHDLRNPLTVLSGYLQLARETGEDSHFDRCESALDDMDRLIEDVLTLARQGDAVGSFDHVSFDTLATGFESDVFGRADGGTDDAVAGRANGSGEYVEVVIDADDDLLADSGRLKRLLQNLFRNAAEHGGEEVVVGDLEGGFYVEDDGPGIPEERRETVFESGHTTSESGTGFGLAIVERIAEAHGWEVTLTEGDAGGARFEFTGVDRP; this comes from the coding sequence ATGGTGACCGGCGACGATTCGGAACTCCCCCTGTCGGCGGGCGACGGCCATACCGGATCGGTTCGAATCCTTCTCGTTCCCGACGACTCCGTCTCCCGCGACCGCGCGGCCGCAGCCATCGAGGCGGGCGCCGATCGGTTCGCCGTCGCGACGGCCACGGACCCGGAAGCGGCCCTCGCGACCGTCGCCGAGGGCGGGATCGACTGCGTCGTCAGCGGCTACGACTTTCCCGAGACGGACGGCGTCGCGCTCCTCCGGGCGGTCCGCGACCGCGCCGGCGACCTCCCCTTCGTGGTCTTCACCGGGCGCGGAAGCGAGGCGATCGCGAGCGAGGCGGTCGCCGCGGGCGCCGACGAGTACCTCCCGGCCGATGGCGACGGCGCGTACGAGAGGCTCGCGTCGCGCGTCGACTGCGCCGTGTCCCAGTCGCGAGCCGAGCGGCGGGTGGCAGAACACGTAGAACGGATGACCGACGCGTTCTGTGGCATCGACGAGTCGTGGCGGCTCACGTACCTCAACGAGCGGGCGCGCGACCTGCTCGACCGCAACGCGGAGTCCCTGCTCGGCGACCGGATATGGGACCTGTTCCCGGAGATTCGCGACACCGAGACCGAGGCCGAGCTCCGCGAGGCGATGTCGACCGGGACGCCGACGACGTTCGACCTCCACGCGGAGCAGTTCGGACGCGACTTCTCGGTCGACGCGTACCCCTCCACCGCCGGCCTCTCCGTCTACTTCCGAGACGTGACCGAGGCGAGAGAGCGGGAGCGCAAACTCCGCGAGCTCTCCGAGCGCTTCCAACTGGCGGCCGAGGGTGCGGCCGTCGGCGTCTGGGACTGGGATCTCACCACCAACGAGGTGCAGTTCGACGACCGGTGGGCCGGGATGTTGGGGTACGACAAATCCGAGATCGATTTCGAACTGTCCGGGTGGGAACGCCGCGTCCACCCCGAGGACATCGACGAGGTGTGGGCGGAGATAGAGGCCCACTTCGCCGGCGAAACGGAGCTGTACCAGTGCGACTACCGCATGGAGACGAAGGGGGGTGACTGGATCTGGATCCGCGACCGCGGCCGCGTCGTCGAGCGCACCGACGAGGGGGAGCCGGTCCGAGCCGTCGGGATCCACATCGACGTGACCGAGGAGAAACAGCGCGCGCGGGAGCGAGAGCGCTACCGGCGGTTCGTCGACGAACTCCCCCACGCCGTCGCGCTGTACGACGCCGACGGGCGGTTCGCGACCGCCAACGAGCGGGTCGCGACGGTGTACGAGTCGACGCGGGCGGAACTCGTCGGCCGCGAGAGCCCGCTGGTCGAGCGACTCCGGGAGCACGGCGACGGGGACCCGTTCGCGGCGCTCGTGGCCGGGGACCGCGAACAGGTGTCCGAGACGGTCGAACTCGATCTCCCCTACCGCGACGATGCGATCGTCGATGCCAGCTTACAGCGGCTCGTCATCGACGGGGAGTTCGACGGCGTCCTGGGTATCGCCCGCGACGTGACCGAAGAGCGTCGCCGACAGCGGGAACTGGAGCGCACCTCAGCCCGGCTGGAGGCGCTGTACGAGGACTCCCCGGACATGGTGAGTATCCACGACGCGTCGGGGACCATCGTGGACGCGAACCCGGTGATCGCCGCAAAACTCGGCTACGACCGCGACGAGGTCGCGGGCATGAGCGTCTGGGACATCGACGAGGAACGGACCCCCGACGACAGCGAGGAAGTCTGGAAGGACCTCGCCATGGGCGAGACGCGGCGGCTGGAGACGACGTTTAAACGCGCCGACGGCACGACGTTCCCCGTCGAGATGCAGATCCGGCGGGTCGACGTGCGCGGCGCCGACCGGTATCTCGCCACCAGCCGCGACATCTCCGAACGGAAGGCGTACGAGCGACGGATCGAACGCGAAAACGAGCGGCTCGACGAGTTCGCCTCCATCGTCTCACACGACCTCCGCAACCCGCTTACCGTCCTCTCCGGGTATCTCCAGCTCGCCCGCGAGACCGGCGAGGACTCGCACTTCGACCGCTGTGAGAGCGCGCTCGACGACATGGACCGACTGATCGAGGACGTGCTCACCCTCGCCCGACAGGGCGACGCGGTCGGCTCCTTCGACCACGTCTCCTTCGACACGTTGGCGACCGGCTTCGAGAGCGACGTGTTCGGCCGGGCCGACGGCGGCACCGACGACGCGGTGGCCGGGCGCGCGAACGGGTCCGGCGAGTACGTCGAGGTCGTCATCGACGCGGACGACGACCTGCTCGCCGACTCCGGCCGGCTGAAGCGACTGCTCCAGAACCTCTTCCGGAACGCCGCCGAGCACGGCGGCGAGGAGGTCGTCGTCGGCGACTTGGAGGGCGGGTTCTACGTCGAAGACGACGGGCCGGGGATCCCCGAGGAGCGACGCGAGACGGTGTTCGAAAGCGGGCACACGACCTCGGAGTCGGGGACCGGCTTCGGACTCGCCATCGTCGAACGCATCGCCGAGGCGCACGGCTGGGAGGTGACGCTGACGGAGGGCGACGCCGGCGGGGCTCGCTTCGAGTTCACGGGCGTCGATCGGCCCTGA
- a CDS encoding fumarylacetoacetate hydrolase family protein: MHHVRFRDPAGSTREGTYDPERDTVAFAGEEYALDDPAIDVLPPAQPTKIVCIGRNYADHAAERDSEVPDRPLLFLKPPNALAGHGDEITIPAGKARVDWEAELAVVIGEQCKDVRAEDAMDVVAGFTCMNDVSNRDDQDREQNWVRGKAFDGAAPLGPVVATPDEVPADASVELRVNGETKQSGDRSQLFFDVPTLIEEITAYLTLEPGDVISTGTPAGVGPLSDGDTVEVDVEGVGTLEHDVRVP, translated from the coding sequence ATGCATCACGTACGGTTCCGCGATCCGGCCGGCTCGACTCGCGAGGGGACGTACGACCCCGAGCGCGACACCGTCGCCTTCGCCGGCGAGGAGTACGCCCTCGACGACCCCGCTATCGACGTGCTCCCACCAGCGCAGCCGACGAAGATCGTCTGTATCGGCCGGAACTACGCCGACCACGCCGCCGAGCGCGACAGCGAGGTGCCCGACCGCCCGCTCCTCTTCTTAAAGCCGCCGAACGCGCTAGCCGGCCACGGCGACGAGATAACGATCCCCGCGGGGAAAGCGCGGGTCGACTGGGAGGCCGAACTGGCCGTCGTCATCGGCGAGCAGTGTAAGGACGTTCGGGCCGAAGACGCGATGGACGTGGTCGCCGGGTTCACCTGCATGAACGACGTGTCGAACCGCGACGACCAGGACCGCGAACAGAACTGGGTGCGCGGGAAGGCGTTCGACGGCGCCGCGCCGCTCGGCCCGGTCGTGGCGACGCCGGACGAGGTGCCGGCCGACGCGAGCGTCGAACTCCGCGTGAACGGCGAGACGAAGCAGTCCGGGGACCGCTCCCAGCTGTTCTTCGACGTGCCGACGCTGATCGAAGAGATAACCGCCTACCTCACGCTCGAACCGGGCGACGTGATATCGACCGGGACGCCGGCGGGCGTCGGCCCCCTCTCCGACGGCGACACCGTCGAGGTCGACGTCGAGGGCGTCGGCACGCTCGAACACGACGTGCGGGTCCCGTAG
- a CDS encoding MOSC domain-containing protein — translation MTDDAPVGRVRSLVTAPESGAPPERRESVTVHADGVAGDRYRAGDGTFQLDGCAVTLVAAEALDAVREETGIDVSDGRHRRNVVVEGFGAGLDDLLDATVAVGGALLRPTRRRPPCAHVEELAGAAGLAAALRNRGGLCCDVLEAGDVAVGDRVAIREADPRTAGAEIAARLREGRE, via the coding sequence GTGACGGACGACGCGCCGGTCGGCAGGGTTCGGAGCCTCGTGACGGCGCCCGAGAGCGGCGCTCCGCCGGAACGACGCGAGTCGGTGACGGTCCACGCAGACGGGGTCGCCGGCGACCGCTACCGCGCCGGCGACGGCACGTTCCAACTCGACGGCTGTGCGGTCACGCTCGTCGCCGCGGAGGCGCTCGACGCGGTCCGGGAAGAGACCGGCATCGACGTCTCCGACGGCCGCCATCGGCGGAACGTCGTCGTCGAGGGGTTCGGCGCCGGGCTGGACGACCTGCTGGACGCCACCGTCGCCGTCGGCGGCGCGCTCCTCCGCCCGACGCGCCGCCGGCCGCCCTGCGCGCACGTCGAGGAACTGGCGGGCGCGGCGGGGCTCGCGGCGGCCCTGCGCAACCGCGGCGGGCTCTGCTGTGACGTGCTCGAAGCCGGCGACGTGGCCGTCGGGGACCGCGTGGCGATCCGGGAGGCCGACCCCCGAACCGCCGGCGCCGAGATCGCAGCGCGCCTTCGGGAGGGACGCGAGTAA
- a CDS encoding zinc ribbon domain-containing protein, protein MPSEQRDPPRATDRCRECGLALPPDANFCPDCGAPRRGGDRVPEGDANARDAASDAAARKTFRIRVRDHLDAGWEVADDYGDRVVLVKRDIGSIPVHLLLLLTTSGVGNLLYGWYNYVAEADTRRLAVGERPPPTELSAPGSHEDPLVTISGYLLAGVLVAVGIAVAVVSAEQGSPPGALFGAAFAAVGVAMSPPAERRFARRHRVTRFGRLRSVDRRITPSTERTEAPCVVCGGEFERGVVRRRRDETVVAGVPIRTHSVRRNHYCADCARAELFDGDPSRRGSNAFDPAAPDLRFDRTDAESKRERESETER, encoded by the coding sequence ATGCCCTCCGAGCAGCGCGACCCTCCCAGAGCGACCGACCGCTGTCGCGAGTGCGGACTGGCCCTCCCTCCCGACGCGAACTTCTGTCCGGACTGCGGCGCCCCGCGTCGCGGTGGCGACCGCGTGCCCGAGGGCGACGCGAACGCGCGAGACGCGGCGTCCGACGCCGCCGCGCGCAAAACGTTCCGGATCCGGGTCCGCGACCACCTCGACGCGGGCTGGGAGGTGGCCGACGACTACGGGGACCGGGTCGTCCTGGTGAAGCGAGACATCGGCTCGATTCCGGTCCACCTGCTGTTGCTCCTGACGACCAGCGGGGTCGGGAACCTCCTGTACGGCTGGTACAACTACGTCGCGGAGGCCGACACCCGCCGCCTCGCGGTCGGCGAGCGGCCGCCGCCGACCGAGCTGTCCGCGCCCGGCAGCCACGAGGACCCGCTGGTGACGATTTCCGGCTACCTGTTGGCGGGCGTCCTGGTGGCGGTCGGCATCGCCGTCGCGGTCGTCTCCGCCGAACAGGGGTCGCCGCCGGGGGCGCTGTTCGGCGCCGCGTTCGCGGCGGTCGGCGTCGCGATGTCGCCGCCCGCGGAGCGCCGGTTCGCGCGCCGACACCGCGTCACGCGGTTCGGCCGCCTCCGGTCGGTCGACCGCCGCATCACGCCGTCGACGGAGCGAACCGAGGCCCCCTGCGTCGTCTGCGGCGGGGAGTTCGAACGCGGCGTCGTCCGGCGACGGCGCGACGAGACCGTCGTCGCCGGCGTTCCGATCCGGACGCACTCGGTGCGGCGTAACCACTACTGCGCCGACTGCGCCCGTGCGGAGCTGTTCGACGGTGACCCGAGTCGCCGAGGGTCGAACGCCTTCGACCCGGCCGCCCCCGACCTTCGGTTCGACAGGACCGACGCCGAGTCAAAACGGGAGCGAGAGTCGGAGACCGAGCGCTGA